A DNA window from Ostrea edulis chromosome 5, xbOstEdul1.1, whole genome shotgun sequence contains the following coding sequences:
- the LOC125651221 gene encoding uncharacterized protein LOC125651221 encodes MEARWIVVVLLLSTEVFAQIPNPSIFQSSQPLQTFQAQGTPFQGAQASPNQISYTPFQTVPFPPSASNAQQPVPAGQLRMTLGSQLQPMQQLAGNNLQQNAPQQVQIQGTTFQAAPGTSLQPFQSGQAAQQQVSSLQATNSNSDIDVQKTIQSTVQQAQQITQNSATQNSGTDSNVVSRDTKLNGSIIRFNGKVFIAENNGQMIEAPTLGHLVGQQIVNGQIITQDDSSMIAAQQNNIAATNSLIPRMSFINGQNPINNVMAPNQGFFSPGQAPIQQPFPFPGQMRPNPMQNAVFQNRQFMLQNGRVPMPQNMIGQFSMQRPPLPFQQRRLMRRPPLMRPPMFPGQRGGFRQGPPGRQFGKF; translated from the coding sequence atggagGCTAGATGGATCGTCGTTGTTTTACTGTTGTCTACAGAAGTATTTGCTCAAATTCCAAACCCGTCAATCTTCCAATCTAGCCAACCACTGCAAACATTTCAAGCTCAAGGAACGCCTTTCCAAGGGGCCCAAGCTTCTCCAAATCAAATTTCGTACACGCCGTTTCAAACCGTTCCATTTCCGCCTTCTGCCAGTAATGCACAGCAACCGGTACCGGCCGGGCAACTTCGAATGACATTAGGAAGCCAGTTGCAACCTATGCAACAGCTGGCTGGAAATAATCTCCAACAAAATGCGCCGCAACAAGTTCAGATTCAAGGCACGACGTTTCAAGCTGCCCCGGGTACATCTTTGCAACCTTTCCAATCAGGACAAGCCGCTCAACAACAGGTTTCTTCGCTGCAAGCAACAAACAGTAATTCTGATATCGATGTACAGAAAACAATTCAGAGCACTGTGCAACAAGCCCAGCAAATTACACAAAACTCGGCGACTCAAAATTCGGGAACAGATTCGAATGTGGTGTCTAGAGACACGAAGCTGAACGGGAGCATCATCAGATTTAACGGGAAAGTTTTCATCGCAGAAAATAATGGACAGATGATAGAGGCCCCCACACTGGGACATTTAGTCGGACAGCAAATTGTCAATGGCCAAATCATTACACAAGATGATTCAAGTATGATTGCGGCCCAGCAAAATAACATTGCAGCCACCAATTCGTTAATACCCAGAATGTCATTCATAAACGGGCAAAATCCCATAAATAATGTGATGGCTCCCAATCAAGGGTTTTTCTCTCCTGGGCAAGCACCAATCCAACAACCGTTTCCATTTCCGGGACAAATGCGACCTAACCCGATGCAAAACGCTGTATTTCAAAATAGACAATTCATGTTACAAAATGGCCGAGTGCCCATGCCACAAAATATGATAGGACAATTTTCCATGCAGCGTCCGCCGCTGCCATTTCAGCAGCGACGACTGATGAGAAGACCGCCTCTTATGAGACCTCCGATGTTCCCAGGGCAACGGGGTGGATTCCGACAGGGACCTCCAGGGAGACAATTTGGTAAATTCTAA